One genomic segment of Acanthochromis polyacanthus isolate Apoly-LR-REF ecotype Palm Island chromosome 9, KAUST_Apoly_ChrSc, whole genome shotgun sequence includes these proteins:
- the b3gnt5b gene encoding lactosylceramide 1,3-N-acetyl-beta-D-glucosaminyltransferase B produces MFVNFRRIRKCQCVQLMTTCLVLSVVMVCWEQLDNNVVSHVKSYSYRYLVNRFTYINKSLTISREQARSFSSFHYLLDHPEKCTNEDVLLLLFVKTSPDNIERRNAIRSTWGNETYIKNALGVTVKVVFALGAIQTKKEEPSWSKRSGVGFQEQLIQEDRVYGDLIQQDFLDSFHNLTLKLILQFHWMHNRCAHARFFMTADDDIFVHMPNLVSYLQDVSSKGVTDFWIGRVHRGAPPIRSKDSKYYVPFEMYQWLSYPDYTAGAGYVVSSDVADRIYHATLTLNASLYIDDVFMGICANAIGVSPQEHVYFSGEGKAPYHPCIYDQMMTSHGHVEDIYDLWKAATHPQVKQRTSGLMGRLYCTAVKVTLLCKPYYTNTYPCKAAFL; encoded by the coding sequence ATGTTTGTGAATTTCCGCCGGATACGAAAATGCCAGTGTGTGCAGCTGATGACCACGTGCCTGGTACTGTCAGTGGTGATGGTTTGCTGGGAGCAGCTGGACAACAACGTTGTCAGCCACGTCAAGTCATACTCGTACCGCTACCTGGTCAACCGCTTCACCTACATCAACAAGAGCCTCACCATCTCACGTGAGCAGGCCAGAAGCTTCAGCAGCTTTCACTACCTGCTGGACCACCCTGAGAAGTGCACCAATGAGgacgtcctcctcctcctctttgtcaAGACATCCCCAGATAATATTGAGAGGCGAAACGCCATCAGATCCACCTGGGGTAACGAGACCTACATTAAAAACGCGCTGGGAGTGACGGTCAAGGTGGTGTTTGCCTTGGGAGCAATTCAGACAAAGAAGGAGGAGCCTTCGTGGAGCAAGAGGAGTGGTGTCGGCTTCCAGGAGCAGCTCATCCAGGAGGACCGTGTCTATGGCGATTTGATCCAGCAAGACTTTCTAGACTCCTTCCACAATCTGACCCTGAAGCTGATCCTGCAGTTTCACTGGATGCACAATCGCTGCGCACACGCACGCTTCTTCATGACCGCTGATGACGACATCTTCGTCCACATGCCCAACCTGGTTAGCTACCTGCAGGACGTGAGCAGCAAAGGCGTCACAGACTTTTGGATCGGCCGAGTGCACAGAGGGGCACCGCCCATCCGCAGCAAAGACAGCAAATACTACGTTCCCTTTGAGATGTACCAGTGGTTGTCTTACCCCGACTACACAGCTGGGGCCGGCTACGTCGTCTCCAGCGACGTAGCGGACAGAATCTACCACGCCACACTGACCCTGAATGCCTCGCTTTACATAGACGATGTGTTCATGGGCATCTGCGCCAATGCCATCGGCGTGTCACCGCAGGAGCACGTCTATTTCTCAGGGGAGGGCAAGGCGCCTTACCACCCATGTATCTATGACCAGATGATGACGTCACACGGCCATGTAGAGGACATTTATGACCTGTGGAAAGCAGCGACACACCCACAGGTCAAACAGAGGACCTCGGGACTCATGGGGAGGCTGTACTGCACCGCCGTTAAAGTGACTCTCCTTTGCAAACCCTACTACACGAACACCTACCCTTGTAaagcagcctttttgtag